The proteins below are encoded in one region of Nakamurella flava:
- a CDS encoding MFS transporter, giving the protein MTSNDRSSHPDPADPPESAADPVERLGAPAGTVAGASRSSDPIVCFDLPGLPGSAPGEPAATDPRRWWVLAVLGLAQLMVVLDGTIVNIALPSAQADLGFGDQYRQWVITAYALGFGSLLLVGGRLSDRFGRREMFLVGLVGFAVASAVGGTATTIGQLLVARAVQGVFGALLAPAVLSALTTTFPDVRERGRAFGVFGAVAGSGAAIGLLLGGALTEWFSWRWCLFVNLGFAAVAFAGAWVLLPRGQERNRTPMDWPGVVSVCLGLFAVVYGFSLAETDGWLAAQTLSMLAAGVALLLAFVVVESRSGHPLLPLRVVADRDRGGAMLSIFLTGLGMFGVFLFLTFYMQQILGFSPVVSGVGFLPMAALIVVTSAVSGSLLVPRYSPKLMMPIGMLVAAAGLILFTRITVDGEFVTHVLPASLVFGLGLGLVFSFSTNVATRGIRPSDAGVGSAMVNVAQQIGAAIGTSLLNTVAANATIAWLTDHRPGPDATAAQAARLQAEAAVSGYSTAFWVSAAVFAGGALLTGLLLRPGVVTPDPDVPTAVG; this is encoded by the coding sequence ATGACCAGCAACGATCGTTCCTCTCACCCGGATCCGGCGGACCCGCCGGAGTCGGCGGCGGACCCGGTCGAGCGGCTGGGCGCGCCCGCGGGCACCGTGGCGGGCGCGTCCCGTTCCAGCGATCCGATCGTCTGTTTCGACCTCCCCGGTCTGCCCGGGTCGGCACCCGGCGAGCCGGCCGCAACGGACCCCCGTCGCTGGTGGGTGCTGGCGGTGCTGGGCCTGGCCCAGCTGATGGTGGTGCTGGACGGCACGATCGTGAACATCGCGTTGCCGTCGGCCCAGGCCGACCTCGGGTTCGGCGACCAGTACCGGCAGTGGGTGATCACCGCCTACGCGCTCGGGTTCGGCAGCCTGCTGCTGGTCGGTGGGCGACTGTCGGACCGGTTCGGTCGCCGGGAGATGTTCCTCGTCGGGCTGGTCGGTTTCGCGGTGGCCTCGGCGGTCGGCGGTACGGCCACCACCATCGGCCAGCTGCTCGTCGCCCGGGCCGTGCAGGGCGTCTTCGGGGCCCTGCTGGCCCCCGCGGTGCTGTCCGCACTGACCACGACGTTCCCCGATGTCAGGGAGCGCGGGCGGGCGTTCGGGGTGTTCGGCGCGGTGGCCGGCTCCGGCGCGGCGATCGGCCTGCTGCTGGGCGGGGCGCTGACCGAGTGGTTCTCCTGGCGCTGGTGCCTGTTCGTCAACCTGGGGTTCGCCGCCGTCGCGTTCGCCGGCGCCTGGGTGCTGCTCCCCCGCGGGCAGGAGCGCAATCGCACGCCGATGGACTGGCCGGGGGTGGTCAGCGTCTGCCTGGGGCTGTTCGCGGTGGTCTACGGGTTCTCGTTGGCCGAGACGGACGGCTGGCTGGCCGCGCAGACCTTGTCGATGCTCGCCGCCGGGGTGGCGCTGCTGCTGGCGTTCGTGGTGGTCGAGAGCCGGTCTGGCCACCCGCTCCTGCCGCTGCGGGTGGTCGCCGATCGGGACCGCGGCGGGGCGATGCTGTCGATCTTCCTCACCGGGCTGGGCATGTTCGGGGTGTTTTTGTTCCTGACCTTCTACATGCAGCAGATCCTCGGCTTCTCGCCGGTCGTCAGCGGGGTCGGGTTCCTGCCGATGGCCGCGCTGATCGTGGTGACCTCGGCGGTCAGCGGCTCCCTGCTGGTCCCCCGGTACAGCCCCAAGCTGATGATGCCGATCGGGATGCTGGTCGCCGCCGCCGGGTTGATCCTCTTCACCCGCATCACGGTGGACGGCGAGTTCGTCACCCACGTGCTGCCGGCGTCGCTGGTCTTCGGCCTGGGACTCGGGCTGGTGTTCTCCTTCTCCACCAACGTGGCGACCCGGGGCATCCGACCGTCCGACGCCGGGGTGGGATCAGCGATGGTCAACGTCGCCCAGCAGATCGGTGCGGCCATCGGCACGTCGCTGCTCAACACCGTCGCCGCGAACGCCACCATCGCCTGGCTGACCGACCACCGACCAGGCCCCGACGCCACCGCCGCCCAGGCCGCGCGACTCCAGGCGGAGGCCGCGGTCAGCGGCTACAGCACCGCGTTCTGGGTGTCGGCCGCCGTCTTCGCGGGCGGGGCGCTGCTGACTGGTCTGCTGCTGCGCCCCGGCGTCGTCACCCCCGACCCGGACGTCCCGACCGCGGTCGGCTGA
- a CDS encoding Gfo/Idh/MocA family protein produces MRTAVVGAGAVSEQYVATLAGRPQVRFVAVVDRRADRAAALADRLPGARVATLSAVLAAADVDLLLNLTVPSEHAAITRAGLRAGRHVFSEKPLGISAADAVDLPALAGPGHRLACAPDTVLGTGLQTARAAVADGLIGTPVSAHAVMVTPGHERWHHHPEFFYRAGGGPLLDMGPYYLTALVHLLGPVATVNGIGTRPRPVRRIGRGPRAGDEFGVEVDTHETALLRHAGGAVSTVTISFDGVGTLAPPIEIHGTRGSIAVPDPNHFAGTVRLRRLGERQWTDLPDRAGAVDAARGSGVLDLADAIATGRPAQADPGIAAHVLETVLAVRRSARRDGTAIAVRSRPTVPPRVPLTAC; encoded by the coding sequence TTGCGCACCGCCGTCGTCGGAGCCGGAGCCGTCAGCGAGCAGTACGTGGCCACGCTGGCCGGCCGCCCGCAGGTGCGGTTCGTCGCCGTGGTCGACCGTCGCGCGGACCGGGCCGCCGCGCTGGCCGACCGCCTGCCCGGCGCGCGTGTCGCCACGTTGTCCGCAGTCCTTGCCGCCGCCGACGTCGACCTGCTGCTCAACCTCACCGTGCCGTCGGAGCATGCCGCGATCACGCGCGCCGGCCTGCGGGCCGGACGTCACGTGTTCAGCGAAAAACCGCTGGGCATCTCCGCGGCCGACGCCGTCGACCTCCCGGCCCTGGCCGGTCCCGGCCACCGGCTGGCCTGTGCTCCGGACACCGTGCTCGGCACCGGTCTGCAGACGGCCCGGGCCGCCGTGGCGGACGGGCTCATCGGGACCCCGGTGTCCGCCCACGCCGTCATGGTCACTCCGGGACACGAGCGCTGGCACCACCATCCGGAGTTCTTCTACCGGGCTGGTGGCGGACCGTTGCTCGACATGGGGCCCTACTACCTCACCGCGCTGGTGCATCTGCTCGGACCGGTGGCGACCGTCAACGGGATCGGCACCCGACCACGGCCGGTGCGGCGCATCGGGCGAGGTCCGCGGGCCGGCGACGAATTCGGGGTCGAGGTGGACACCCACGAGACGGCGCTGCTGCGCCACGCCGGCGGCGCGGTCAGCACCGTCACCATCAGTTTCGACGGCGTGGGCACACTGGCGCCACCGATCGAGATCCACGGCACGAGAGGCTCCATCGCGGTACCCGACCCCAACCACTTCGCCGGCACGGTGCGGTTGCGCCGCCTGGGGGAGCGGCAGTGGACCGACCTGCCGGACCGGGCCGGGGCGGTGGACGCCGCCCGCGGTTCCGGGGTGCTGGACCTGGCGGACGCCATCGCGACCGGCCGTCCGGCGCAGGCCGACCCGGGCATCGCCGCGCACGTCCTGGAGACCGTGCTGGCCGTGCGCCGGTCCGCTCGTCGGGACGGCACGGCGATCGCCGTCCGCTCCCGTCCGACCGTGCCGCCCCGGGTGCCGTTGACGGCGTGCTGA
- a CDS encoding ThuA domain-containing protein produces the protein MTAPRRRALVVRGGWPGHAPEETTDLVVPVLRDAGHSVEIADDLDVYLDAARLQDLSVIVQCWTLGRMSAEHCAGLTGAVASGVGFGGWHGGVVDAFRSRPEYLQMVGGQFVAHPGGHVDHRIELVPERADHPIVAGLPSSFAVHTEQYWVLADDYNDVLATTTIAPGEQWDRPVTCPAVWTRNWGHGRVFVCTLGHSPEDLDHPVTRAVVQRGLRWAAR, from the coding sequence GTGACCGCACCACGACGCCGGGCGCTGGTCGTCCGAGGTGGTTGGCCGGGTCATGCGCCGGAGGAGACGACGGACCTGGTCGTACCCGTGCTGCGCGACGCCGGCCACTCGGTGGAGATCGCCGACGACCTCGACGTCTACCTCGATGCCGCTCGCCTGCAGGACCTCTCGGTGATCGTGCAGTGTTGGACGCTGGGCCGGATGTCGGCCGAGCACTGCGCGGGGTTGACCGGTGCGGTCGCGAGCGGCGTCGGGTTCGGTGGCTGGCACGGCGGTGTCGTCGATGCGTTCCGCTCCCGGCCCGAGTACCTGCAGATGGTCGGCGGCCAGTTCGTCGCCCACCCCGGCGGCCATGTCGACCACCGGATCGAACTGGTTCCCGAACGGGCCGACCATCCGATCGTCGCCGGCCTGCCGTCCTCGTTCGCCGTGCACACCGAGCAGTACTGGGTGTTGGCCGACGATTACAACGACGTGCTGGCCACCACCACGATCGCGCCGGGGGAGCAGTGGGACCGGCCGGTGACCTGTCCGGCCGTCTGGACCAGGAACTGGGGCCACGGAAGGGTTTTCGTCTGCACCCTCGGGCACTCCCCGGAGGACCTCGACCACCCGGTCACCCGGGCCGTCGTACAGCGCGGGTTGCGTTGGGCGGCCCGGTGA
- a CDS encoding substrate-binding domain-containing protein: MSTPARRRRSGSPTLAAIAAEAGVAVPTVSKVLNGRSDVSETTRSRVTELLRSAGYPFPEPETAPRTPGLVDLVVPGIEGSWATSMLAGVEEIVSESGRDVVLTVAHGRPDSPDWVDRLIARRSRGAVLALVTPTAAEIRRLRAAEIAVVLLDPGADPTPGIATVGATNWAGGYSATEFLLGLGHRRIGVIGGLSSHLYSQARLDGYRSALAAAGERIAPELVRDADWTRTGAFAQATRLLALRRPPTAIFACSDRMALGVYEAAAARGLSIPDDLSVVGFDDLPEARWITPALTTVRQPVREMGATAASVLLRLMAGQTASSQRLELSTVLVERASTGPAPAR, encoded by the coding sequence GTGTCCACGCCCGCCCGTCGCCGTCGGTCCGGTTCCCCGACCCTGGCGGCCATCGCCGCCGAGGCGGGCGTCGCCGTGCCCACCGTGTCCAAGGTGCTCAACGGCCGCAGCGACGTCTCGGAGACCACGCGTTCCCGGGTCACCGAGCTGTTGCGGTCGGCCGGCTACCCCTTCCCCGAGCCCGAGACCGCCCCGCGGACCCCGGGTCTGGTCGACCTGGTGGTTCCGGGCATCGAGGGCTCGTGGGCCACCTCGATGCTCGCCGGCGTCGAGGAGATCGTCTCCGAGTCCGGCCGGGACGTGGTGCTGACCGTGGCGCACGGCCGCCCCGACTCGCCGGACTGGGTCGACCGCTTGATCGCGCGGCGCAGCCGGGGCGCGGTGCTGGCCCTGGTGACGCCGACGGCGGCGGAGATCCGCCGGCTCCGGGCGGCCGAGATCGCCGTGGTGCTCCTGGATCCGGGGGCCGATCCCACCCCGGGGATCGCGACCGTCGGCGCGACCAATTGGGCCGGCGGGTACAGCGCGACCGAGTTCCTGCTCGGCCTCGGGCATCGGCGGATCGGCGTGATCGGCGGCCTGAGCAGTCACCTGTACAGCCAGGCCCGGCTGGACGGGTACCGGTCGGCCCTGGCCGCGGCCGGCGAGCGCATCGCCCCCGAGCTGGTCCGGGATGCCGATTGGACCCGGACCGGGGCGTTCGCCCAGGCCACCCGGTTGCTCGCGCTGCGTCGCCCGCCGACCGCGATCTTCGCCTGTTCCGACCGGATGGCCCTGGGGGTCTACGAGGCCGCGGCGGCCCGCGGTCTGAGCATCCCGGACGACCTCTCGGTGGTCGGCTTCGACGACCTGCCCGAGGCCCGCTGGATCACCCCGGCGCTGACCACGGTGCGCCAGCCGGTCCGTGAGATGGGTGCCACCGCAGCCAGTGTGCTGCTCCGGTTGATGGCCGGCCAGACCGCGTCCAGCCAGCGTCTGGAGCTGTCCACCGTCCTGGTGGAACGGGCCAGTACCGGTCCGGCGCCGGCGCGCTGA
- a CDS encoding sugar ABC transporter ATP-binding protein — MTDPTPPAPAGEPLLAMHGIVKQFAGVRALDDVSLQVRAGEVHCLLGQNGAGKSTLIKVLAGVHIPDAGELLWDEQPVRFSGPAAAVRAGIATIYQELDLVDGLSVAENVYLGHELSTAGYSRRRATTDATRRLLVRLGHPEIHPDTELRLLSMAQKQVVSMARALSHDVRLIVMDEPSAVLDPHEVESLFRLVEDLRRDGIAVVYISHRLEEIRRIGDRITVLKDGRVVAAGLAARDTPTAELIALMTGRSIEYVFPARPGVPGDAPEVLSVQGLSRRGEFTDVSFGVRAGEIVGFAGLVGAGRSEVIETVFGARRADAGRVLVDGRPVRRGSVPAAVAAGMGLCPEERKAQGLLLDESVSVNIGAATLRRTSRFGFLDRARELRQARTQIDDLEIRPNDPRRIIRTLSGGNQQKAVLARWLARGCRVLLLDEPTRGVDVGARSEIYAVVRTLADSGVAVVVVSSEVEEVLGLADRVLVMADGAVVHEGPATDIDEHGVLDLVMKGTAVQGTSSKGTAA; from the coding sequence ATGACCGACCCGACACCCCCGGCCCCCGCCGGTGAACCCCTGCTGGCGATGCACGGCATCGTCAAGCAGTTCGCCGGTGTGCGCGCGCTGGACGACGTGTCGCTCCAGGTGCGGGCGGGCGAGGTGCACTGCCTGCTCGGCCAGAACGGGGCCGGCAAGTCAACCCTCATCAAGGTCCTGGCCGGGGTGCACATACCGGACGCCGGTGAGCTGCTGTGGGACGAGCAGCCCGTACGGTTCTCCGGGCCGGCCGCCGCCGTCCGCGCCGGCATCGCGACGATCTACCAGGAACTCGACCTGGTCGACGGCCTGTCGGTCGCCGAGAACGTCTATCTGGGACACGAACTCAGCACCGCCGGCTACAGCCGTCGACGGGCCACCACCGACGCCACCCGACGACTGCTCGTGCGGCTCGGCCACCCGGAGATCCACCCGGACACCGAGCTGCGCCTGCTGTCGATGGCGCAGAAGCAGGTGGTCTCGATGGCCCGGGCACTGAGCCACGACGTCCGGCTGATCGTGATGGACGAACCGTCCGCGGTGCTCGACCCGCACGAGGTGGAGAGCCTGTTCCGGCTGGTCGAGGACCTGCGGCGGGACGGCATCGCCGTCGTCTACATCTCCCACCGACTGGAGGAGATCCGCCGGATCGGCGACCGGATCACCGTCCTGAAGGACGGCCGGGTGGTCGCCGCCGGGCTGGCCGCCCGGGACACCCCGACGGCCGAACTGATCGCGCTGATGACCGGACGGTCCATCGAGTACGTCTTCCCCGCCCGACCCGGGGTGCCGGGCGACGCACCGGAAGTGCTGTCGGTGCAGGGTCTCTCGCGGCGCGGCGAGTTCACCGACGTGAGCTTCGGCGTCCGGGCCGGCGAGATCGTCGGCTTCGCCGGACTGGTCGGGGCCGGCCGCAGCGAGGTCATCGAGACCGTCTTCGGGGCCCGCCGGGCCGACGCCGGCCGGGTACTGGTCGACGGCCGGCCGGTTCGTCGCGGGTCGGTCCCGGCCGCCGTCGCGGCCGGGATGGGCCTGTGCCCGGAGGAGCGCAAGGCCCAGGGTCTGCTGCTGGACGAGTCGGTGTCGGTCAACATCGGCGCCGCCACGCTGCGGCGGACGTCCCGCTTCGGCTTCCTCGACCGCGCGCGTGAGCTGCGGCAGGCGCGCACCCAGATCGACGACCTGGAGATCCGCCCGAACGACCCGCGCCGCATCATCCGCACGCTGTCCGGGGGAAACCAGCAGAAGGCCGTCCTGGCGCGCTGGCTGGCCCGCGGCTGCCGGGTGCTGCTGCTGGACGAACCGACCCGCGGAGTCGACGTCGGCGCCCGCTCCGAGATCTACGCCGTCGTCCGGACGCTGGCCGATTCCGGGGTGGCCGTCGTGGTCGTCTCCAGTGAGGTCGAGGAGGTACTCGGGTTGGCCGACCGGGTGCTGGTGATGGCCGACGGCGCCGTCGTCCACGAGGGCCCGGCCACCGACATCGACGAGCACGGCGTGCTCGATCTCGTCATGAAAGGGACTGCCGTGCAGGGAACTTCCTCGAAGGGGACGGCGGCATGA
- a CDS encoding ABC transporter permease, which translates to MKTGVPAAAGAAATGPELSGIGSEPPPEPPTARRTSVLSGPLGRHLGLVAALVVLCVIGFLTAGDRFGAGSNIRTILTLSVVIGVLSIGMTFVIIGGGIDLSIGSLVALSSVWATTVATQSLSGSWWPMVMVALLVGTICGVVNGLFIAYGPIVPFIMTLATMAAAKGLAEVISAKRTQVIRDDGFKNFFNGDLFGVPVQILVFLAVGVIGWVLLNRTTFGRRTYAVGGNPEAARLAGIDVRRHTVGLYALMGLCCGIAAVLIAARTNSGSSNLGLGYELDAIAAVVIGGTLLTGGRGTIVGTVIGVLIFTVLSNVFTLNNLDTSTQAVAKGVIIVVAVLLQQRLARSSISP; encoded by the coding sequence ATGAAGACCGGAGTCCCGGCCGCGGCCGGCGCAGCCGCGACCGGACCGGAACTGTCGGGCATCGGCAGCGAGCCGCCGCCGGAGCCGCCGACCGCCCGGCGCACGAGCGTGCTGTCCGGTCCCCTGGGCCGCCATCTGGGCCTGGTCGCCGCACTGGTCGTGCTCTGCGTCATCGGTTTCCTGACCGCGGGCGACCGGTTCGGCGCCGGCTCCAACATCCGCACCATCCTGACCCTGTCGGTGGTCATCGGGGTGCTCAGCATCGGCATGACGTTCGTGATCATCGGCGGCGGGATCGACCTGTCCATCGGTTCGCTCGTCGCGCTCTCGTCGGTCTGGGCCACCACCGTGGCCACCCAGTCGCTGTCCGGGTCGTGGTGGCCGATGGTGATGGTGGCCCTGCTGGTCGGGACCATCTGCGGCGTCGTCAACGGCCTGTTCATCGCCTACGGGCCCATCGTGCCATTCATCATGACGCTGGCGACCATGGCCGCGGCCAAGGGACTGGCCGAGGTCATCTCGGCCAAGCGGACCCAGGTGATCCGCGACGACGGCTTCAAGAACTTCTTCAACGGCGACCTGTTCGGCGTCCCGGTGCAGATCCTGGTCTTCCTCGCCGTCGGCGTGATCGGCTGGGTGCTGTTGAATCGCACCACCTTCGGGCGCCGCACCTATGCCGTGGGCGGCAACCCGGAGGCGGCCCGGCTAGCCGGGATCGACGTCCGCCGACACACGGTCGGCCTCTACGCGCTGATGGGCCTGTGCTGCGGCATCGCCGCCGTGCTGATCGCCGCCCGTACCAACTCGGGCTCGTCCAACCTGGGCCTGGGGTACGAACTCGACGCCATCGCCGCGGTGGTCATCGGCGGCACGCTGCTGACCGGTGGCCGCGGCACCATCGTCGGCACCGTCATCGGGGTGCTGATCTTCACGGTGCTGTCCAACGTCTTCACACTCAACAACCTGGACACCTCGACCCAGGCGGTGGCCAAGGGCGTGATCATCGTCGTCGCCGTGCTGCTCCAGCAGCGCCTGGCCCGCAGCTCGATCTCGCCCTGA
- a CDS encoding substrate-binding domain-containing protein has translation MPTSEPPPPEPVVRRGIPRRSFLFAGLAFGGTAVLSACVSNAAPESAATSTAGTTGAASSPAASNPGGQMVRIGFSAPAADHGWMASITDQARKVVEQYSDVQASFVEGTNDVNQQISQVETLINDGVDAIVLLPYDGAQMTDVARKAMDAGIEVVNVDRVFSSPLSYRTYIGGDNYGMGVSAGNFVGQRLKDAGAADPVIAEIQGIASLPLTVDRSKGFADALQTYGFSVTNQVSAEFTADSGEAITANLLQAAPKIDAIWNHDDDQGVGVLAAIEAAGRNEFFMVGGAGSANVMRSIKDDNTVLKATVIYPSTQAASGLELARLIVLEKGLSEIEELEVPKSFTLYSAVVTKDNVDSYLPSAFES, from the coding sequence ATGCCCACCTCCGAACCGCCACCGCCGGAACCCGTTGTGCGGCGCGGGATCCCCCGTCGCTCGTTCCTGTTCGCCGGGCTCGCCTTCGGCGGCACCGCCGTGCTGTCGGCCTGCGTGTCCAACGCCGCCCCCGAGAGTGCCGCCACCAGCACCGCCGGAACCACCGGGGCGGCCAGCAGCCCCGCCGCCAGCAACCCAGGAGGACAGATGGTCAGGATCGGTTTCTCGGCCCCGGCGGCGGATCACGGCTGGATGGCCTCGATCACCGACCAGGCCCGCAAGGTCGTCGAGCAGTACTCCGACGTGCAGGCCAGCTTCGTCGAGGGCACCAACGACGTGAACCAGCAGATCTCCCAGGTCGAGACCCTGATCAACGACGGGGTGGACGCCATCGTGCTGCTGCCCTACGACGGCGCCCAGATGACCGACGTCGCCCGCAAGGCGATGGACGCCGGCATCGAGGTCGTCAACGTCGACCGCGTCTTCTCGTCTCCACTGTCGTACCGGACCTACATCGGCGGCGACAACTACGGGATGGGCGTCTCGGCCGGCAACTTCGTCGGACAGCGGCTCAAGGACGCCGGAGCGGCCGACCCGGTCATCGCCGAGATCCAGGGCATCGCCAGCCTGCCGCTGACCGTCGACCGGTCCAAGGGCTTCGCGGACGCCCTGCAGACGTACGGGTTCTCCGTCACCAACCAGGTGTCGGCCGAGTTCACCGCCGACTCCGGTGAGGCGATCACCGCCAACCTGCTGCAGGCCGCGCCGAAGATTGACGCGATCTGGAACCACGACGACGACCAGGGGGTCGGCGTGCTCGCCGCCATCGAGGCCGCCGGCCGCAACGAATTCTTCATGGTCGGCGGGGCCGGCTCCGCCAACGTCATGCGCTCGATCAAGGACGACAACACCGTCCTGAAGGCCACGGTCATCTACCCGTCCACCCAGGCCGCGTCCGGCCTGGAGCTGGCCCGGTTGATCGTGCTGGAGAAGGGCCTGTCGGAGATCGAGGAGCTCGAGGTGCCCAAGAGCTTCACCCTGTACTCCGCCGTGGTCACCAAGGACAACGTCGACAGCTACCTGCCGTCGGCCTTCGAATCCTGA
- a CDS encoding Gfo/Idh/MocA family protein → MSPASTGTTVTPRPVRVAMIGYAFMGAAHSMAWRNVHRAFELPVAPEMSLLVGRDAEKVAAAARRLGWAQTSTSWRDAVERPDVDVVDICTPGDSHAEIALAALAAGKHVLCEKPLANSLAEAEQMAAAAAEARGAAMVGFTYRRVPALSLARRMIADGELGTIRHVRAAYLQDWIVDPEFPLVWRLQAEHAGSGALGDIGAHIADLAQFLTGQRISAVSALTRTFVPERPLPDDAAGLGATPGSGRGPVTVDDAALFLARFDGGAVGTFEATRFATGRKNALRIEVNGSDGSLAFDLEALNELWYYDGRRPAAGEGFRRLLVTEPEHPYLEGWWPPGHSLGYDHAFTHQMRDFLLAVAGAGRAEPDFAAGLQVQRVLDAVQRSATDGTWRAVPTSDRVAATAG, encoded by the coding sequence ATGAGCCCAGCGAGTACGGGGACCACGGTCACCCCGCGGCCGGTGCGGGTGGCGATGATCGGCTACGCGTTCATGGGCGCGGCCCACTCGATGGCCTGGCGCAACGTGCACCGGGCGTTCGAGCTGCCGGTGGCGCCCGAGATGAGCCTGCTGGTCGGCCGGGACGCCGAGAAGGTCGCCGCGGCGGCCCGGCGGCTCGGCTGGGCGCAGACGTCGACCTCCTGGCGGGACGCCGTCGAGCGGCCGGACGTCGACGTCGTCGACATCTGCACCCCCGGCGACTCGCACGCCGAGATCGCGCTCGCCGCGCTGGCCGCCGGCAAGCACGTGCTGTGCGAGAAGCCGTTGGCCAACTCGCTGGCCGAGGCCGAGCAGATGGCGGCAGCGGCCGCGGAGGCCCGGGGCGCGGCCATGGTCGGATTCACCTATCGCCGGGTGCCGGCGCTGAGCCTGGCCCGCCGCATGATCGCCGACGGCGAGCTGGGCACCATCCGGCACGTCCGGGCGGCCTACCTCCAGGACTGGATCGTGGACCCGGAGTTCCCACTGGTCTGGCGCCTGCAGGCCGAGCACGCCGGGTCCGGGGCCTTGGGCGATATCGGAGCCCACATCGCTGATCTCGCGCAATTCCTGACCGGGCAGCGGATCAGCGCGGTGTCCGCCCTGACCCGCACGTTCGTCCCGGAGCGGCCGCTGCCCGACGACGCTGCCGGGCTGGGTGCCACTCCCGGCTCGGGCCGGGGTCCGGTGACCGTCGACGACGCCGCCCTGTTCCTGGCCCGGTTCGACGGCGGGGCCGTCGGCACATTCGAGGCGACCCGGTTCGCCACCGGCCGCAAGAACGCCCTCCGCATCGAGGTCAACGGCTCGGACGGCAGTCTGGCTTTCGACCTCGAAGCGCTCAACGAGCTCTGGTACTACGACGGCCGCCGCCCGGCCGCCGGCGAGGGCTTCCGCAGGCTGCTCGTCACCGAGCCCGAGCACCCGTACCTGGAGGGCTGGTGGCCACCCGGCCACAGCCTCGGCTACGACCACGCCTTCACCCACCAGATGCGCGACTTCCTGCTCGCCGTCGCCGGAGCGGGTCGGGCGGAACCGGATTTCGCCGCCGGTCTGCAGGTGCAGCGGGTGCTGGACGCGGTGCAGCGCAGCGCCACGGACGGCACCTGGCGCGCCGTTCCGACCTCCGACCGAGTCGCGGCAACCGCGGGCTGA
- a CDS encoding sugar phosphate isomerase/epimerase family protein produces MARPITLFTGQWADLPLEKVAEMAASWGYDGLEIACWGDHLDVFRAADEPGYLDSRREILDRYGLRVWAISNHLTGQAVCDDPIDARHQAILPPQVWGDGDPEGVRRRAAHAMQLTARAAAGLGVDTVIGFTGSASWKYLAMFPPVTEQQVAAGYQDFADRWHPILDVFDEVGVRFAHEVHPSEIAYDYWTTVATLEAIGHRPALGLNWDPSHFVWQDLDPVGFLWDFRDRIYHVDCKDAKRQVGNGRNGRLGSHLPWADPRRGWDFVSTGHGDVPWEACFRMLNTIDYTGPISVEWEDAGMDREVGAPEALAFVRRMAFDRPQAAFDSAFARQD; encoded by the coding sequence ATGGCCCGACCGATCACCCTGTTCACCGGCCAGTGGGCCGACCTGCCACTGGAAAAGGTGGCCGAGATGGCCGCCTCCTGGGGTTACGACGGCTTGGAGATCGCCTGCTGGGGCGACCATCTCGACGTGTTCCGCGCGGCCGACGAACCCGGTTACCTGGACTCCCGCCGGGAGATCCTGGACCGCTACGGATTGCGGGTCTGGGCGATCTCCAACCACCTGACCGGGCAGGCCGTCTGTGACGACCCGATCGACGCCCGCCACCAGGCCATCCTGCCGCCGCAGGTATGGGGCGACGGGGACCCCGAGGGCGTCCGCCGCCGGGCGGCCCACGCGATGCAGCTGACCGCCCGGGCGGCCGCCGGCTTGGGCGTCGACACCGTCATCGGGTTCACCGGATCGGCCAGCTGGAAGTACCTGGCCATGTTCCCGCCGGTCACCGAGCAGCAGGTCGCCGCCGGCTACCAGGACTTCGCCGACCGCTGGCACCCGATCCTGGACGTGTTCGACGAAGTCGGCGTGCGCTTCGCCCACGAGGTGCACCCCAGCGAGATCGCCTACGACTACTGGACGACGGTGGCCACGCTCGAAGCCATCGGACACCGCCCGGCCTTGGGCCTGAACTGGGATCCGAGCCACTTCGTCTGGCAGGACCTGGATCCCGTCGGGTTCCTGTGGGACTTCCGGGACCGGATCTACCACGTCGACTGCAAGGACGCCAAGCGGCAGGTCGGCAACGGACGCAACGGCCGGCTCGGCTCGCACCTGCCCTGGGCCGACCCGCGCCGCGGCTGGGACTTCGTCTCCACCGGGCACGGCGACGTGCCGTGGGAGGCCTGCTTCCGGATGCTCAACACCATCGACTACACGGGGCCGATCTCGGTGGAGTGGGAGGACGCCGGGATGGACCGCGAGGTCGGCGCCCCGGAGGCGCTGGCGTTCGTCCGGCGGATGGCCTTCGACCGACCGCAGGCCGCCTTCGACAGCGCCTTCGCGCGACAGGACTGA